In Mastigocladopsis repens PCC 10914, a single window of DNA contains:
- a CDS encoding PEP-CTERM sorting domain-containing protein (PEP-CTERM proteins occur, often in large numbers, in the proteomes of bacteria that also encode an exosortase, a predicted intramembrane cysteine proteinase. The presence of a PEP-CTERM domain at a protein's C-terminus predicts cleavage within the sorting domain, followed by covalent anchoring to some some component of the (usually Gram-negative) cell surface. Many PEP-CTERM proteins exhibit an unusual sequence composition that includes large numbers of potential glycosylation sites. Expression of one such protein has been shown restore the ability of a bacterium to form floc, a type of biofilm.) has protein sequence MLKNLLSKVGNAGVGIVFICCAALATNPVSAATFTFTQSYGSGDGELSGSFTGEDLDMSESITKEELTDFTATYSDTQTSFTETFAELESFSFTPTSFAFTTAIGDNDRAIWASSEGMSYIYRGDAFSGGFCGSRCIIVASNQRPTVSPPFPASDPKSIPEPGTLVGLSFLGLSLLVMKKPALVAMQKK, from the coding sequence ATGCTCAAGAATCTGCTCTCTAAAGTAGGAAATGCTGGAGTTGGTATAGTTTTTATCTGCTGTGCTGCTCTTGCAACCAATCCCGTTTCGGCTGCCACGTTTACTTTTACTCAAAGTTACGGTAGCGGAGACGGTGAACTATCGGGTTCTTTCACGGGTGAAGACCTCGATATGTCTGAGTCAATAACAAAAGAAGAACTAACAGATTTCACAGCGACTTATTCGGATACGCAAACCTCTTTCACCGAAACCTTTGCGGAACTAGAAAGCTTTAGTTTCACTCCGACATCGTTTGCGTTTACAACAGCTATTGGGGATAACGACCGTGCAATTTGGGCTAGTAGCGAAGGTATGAGTTACATATATCGGGGCGATGCGTTTTCAGGAGGATTTTGCGGGAGTAGGTGTATTATCGTTGCTTCTAACCAAAGACCAACCGTCTCACCTCCATTTCCAGCAAGTGACCCAAAATCAATCCCAGAACCAGGAACTCTGGTGGGGCTTTCCTTTTTGGGCTTAAGCTTGTTGGTTATGAAAAAACCAGCATTGGTAGCAATGCAGAAAAAGTGA
- a CDS encoding 2-phosphosulfolactate phosphatase family protein: MKLFVYHTPELAPTDKVPECAIAVDVLRATTTMATVLAAGGEAVQVFSDLDQLMAVSEKWSADKRLRAGERGGAKVPGFELGNSPLECTPELVQGRRLFISTTNGTRALQRIQDAKAVLAAAFVNRAVVVQYLLEKQPETVWIVGSGWEGSFSLEDTACAGAIAHSVVQQTNLSADELVGNDEVMSAIALYSQWQDNLLGLFHHASHGKRLLRLNCHEDLKYCSQTDILDVLPIQQEAGVLVSKK; this comes from the coding sequence GTGAAGCTATTTGTTTACCACACTCCGGAATTGGCTCCAACAGATAAAGTGCCAGAATGCGCGATCGCAGTCGATGTGCTACGAGCCACTACGACAATGGCGACAGTCCTAGCAGCTGGCGGCGAAGCTGTCCAAGTCTTCAGTGATTTGGATCAACTTATGGCAGTGAGTGAAAAATGGTCTGCGGACAAACGTCTGCGAGCTGGAGAACGCGGGGGTGCAAAAGTTCCTGGCTTTGAATTGGGTAATTCTCCTCTGGAGTGTACCCCAGAACTTGTGCAGGGACGGCGCTTGTTCATTAGTACCACTAATGGCACCCGTGCTTTACAACGAATACAAGACGCCAAAGCAGTACTAGCAGCTGCTTTTGTCAACCGCGCTGTGGTAGTGCAATATCTCCTGGAAAAGCAACCAGAAACAGTTTGGATAGTCGGTTCAGGTTGGGAAGGCAGTTTTTCCTTAGAAGATACGGCTTGTGCAGGTGCGATTGCCCACAGTGTTGTGCAGCAAACTAATTTGTCAGCCGACGAACTAGTGGGTAACGATGAAGTCATGAGCGCGATCGCTCTTTACTCCCAGTGGCAAGACAATTTATTGGGTCTTTTTCATCACGCCAGTCACGGCAAACGTCTATTGCGCCTAAACTGTCATGAAGACCTGAAATATTGTTCTCAAACTGATATTTTAGATGTCTTGCCCATACAGCAAGAAGCTGGAGTTTTAGTTAGTAAAAAGTAA
- a CDS encoding BlaI/MecI/CopY family transcriptional regulator: MAPLPDYRPKQLSLGPLEAEILNILWNLGSATVKDVHDRILVDPNRELAYTSVTTVLRRLTEKGWLACDTKGRAYYWRPLVTKRQAEVIKAHEQLQRFLAVGNPDIIAAFADSLDETASEQIQAIAKRIQAARQAREEK; the protein is encoded by the coding sequence ATGGCACCTTTACCTGACTATCGCCCTAAACAACTGTCCTTAGGTCCGTTGGAAGCAGAAATTTTGAATATCCTCTGGAACCTGGGTTCAGCTACAGTTAAGGATGTACACGATCGCATTCTGGTTGACCCCAACCGGGAACTCGCTTATACATCTGTGACCACCGTGCTGCGTCGCCTCACCGAAAAAGGGTGGCTAGCCTGTGACACAAAAGGGCGAGCATACTATTGGCGACCATTGGTGACAAAGCGGCAGGCAGAGGTCATCAAGGCGCACGAGCAGTTACAGCGATTTCTGGCTGTGGGTAACCCCGATATTATCGCCGCGTTTGCAGATAGTCTGGATGAAACTGCTTCCGAGCAAATACAAGCGATCGCCAAACGCATTCAAGCCGCACGCCAAGCAAGGGAGGAAAAGTAA
- a CDS encoding M56 family metallopeptidase: MHLIMIVAALAVACWTRCRWTKSQGSWSERWQYALFLFLFPPLLIFMTAIALLCMGPQGKMGGLQTGCFGYMLAFSCLAFFAFLCFKLAWGGWQSVKSAYNCPVVNLTGKQARLLDTGALFAGQIGFWKPELVLSQGLLQTLSPEQLETVLAHEQGHYHYRDTFWFFWLGWMRSCTAWLPNTEALWQELLVLREMRADAHAALQVDPLLLAESLLLVVSSPPVSSEIFCAALGSSGADRLEQRIEALLAQPEPIPEAQLQFWNGFLLAFLPLVSVIFHS, translated from the coding sequence ATGCATCTAATAATGATTGTGGCTGCTTTGGCAGTTGCTTGCTGGACAAGATGCAGATGGACTAAATCTCAAGGCTCTTGGAGTGAGCGGTGGCAATATGCGCTCTTTTTATTTCTCTTTCCCCCGTTGCTCATTTTCATGACGGCGATCGCCCTTTTGTGCATGGGACCCCAAGGTAAAATGGGCGGGTTGCAGACAGGCTGCTTTGGCTATATGTTGGCATTCTCCTGTCTTGCTTTTTTTGCATTTTTGTGCTTTAAACTGGCATGGGGGGGATGGCAGTCTGTAAAATCTGCTTACAACTGTCCGGTGGTTAATCTTACAGGGAAACAAGCCCGGCTTTTGGACACAGGGGCACTGTTTGCGGGTCAAATCGGTTTTTGGAAACCCGAACTCGTCCTCAGCCAAGGACTGTTGCAAACTCTCTCACCAGAGCAACTTGAAACTGTCTTAGCCCACGAACAAGGGCATTACCATTACCGGGATACATTCTGGTTTTTCTGGCTGGGTTGGATGCGTTCTTGCACAGCATGGTTGCCAAACACAGAAGCTTTGTGGCAAGAGTTGTTAGTGTTGCGCGAAATGAGAGCCGACGCACACGCAGCCTTACAGGTAGACCCTCTGCTGCTCGCAGAATCACTTTTGTTGGTGGTCAGTAGTCCGCCTGTATCCTCTGAAATTTTTTGTGCGGCTTTGGGTTCGAGTGGTGCAGACCGCTTAGAACAGAGGATAGAAGCCCTATTAGCACAGCCAGAACCAATTCCAGAAGCGCAATTACAGTTTTGGAATGGTTTCCTCTTGGCGTTCCTGCCTCTGGTGAGTGTCATATTTCATAGTTAA
- a CDS encoding BaiN/RdsA family NAD(P)/FAD-dependent oxidoreductase encodes MEPLRVVVVGGGAAGFFGAIAAAEANPHAQVTILEASRQVLAKVRISGGGRCNVTQACFDPSALIQNYPRGGKALLGAFTRFQAKDTISWFAQHGVPLKTEADGRMFPITDNSETVVNCLINTAKAAGVEIRTGVAVSSVKIKSQDSQHSTLFEILLKSGEILECDRLLLATGSNPIGYKIAQALGHTIEPPVPSLFTFNIPDEKVLKLAGVSVNPVRLRLSVPGKPQLEQTGPLLITHWGFSGPAVLKLSAWAARVLHSSNYQATLLINWLPHLKPEEVRQKLLVVKNEWAKRVIALHRGVDLPHRLWQYIISRAGITLEDRWAELSNKTLNQLLQELTQGQYQIKGKGVFKEEFVTCGGVNLKEVNFKTMESKLVPGLHFAGEILDIDGVTGGFNFQSAWTTGYLAGLGAVNSKLV; translated from the coding sequence GTGGAACCGCTACGGGTCGTAGTCGTGGGTGGTGGCGCAGCTGGTTTTTTTGGCGCAATCGCAGCAGCCGAAGCCAATCCCCACGCGCAAGTGACAATACTCGAAGCCAGCCGCCAAGTACTGGCTAAAGTCCGCATATCTGGTGGTGGACGCTGCAACGTCACTCAAGCTTGTTTTGACCCATCAGCGTTGATTCAAAATTACCCCAGAGGTGGTAAAGCTTTGCTAGGTGCGTTCACACGCTTTCAAGCCAAGGATACAATATCTTGGTTTGCTCAACACGGAGTCCCACTCAAAACTGAAGCTGATGGCAGGATGTTTCCCATCACTGATAATTCTGAAACTGTAGTGAACTGTCTGATAAATACAGCAAAAGCGGCTGGGGTAGAAATACGTACGGGAGTAGCTGTTTCTTCAGTTAAAATTAAAAGTCAAGACTCGCAACACAGCACTCTGTTTGAAATTCTTCTGAAGTCAGGAGAGATATTGGAGTGCGATCGCCTACTCCTTGCCACAGGCAGCAATCCTATAGGCTATAAAATAGCTCAGGCGTTGGGACATACAATTGAACCACCAGTTCCCTCATTATTTACCTTCAACATTCCTGATGAAAAGGTTTTGAAGTTGGCTGGTGTGAGTGTCAATCCCGTGCGGTTGCGCTTAAGCGTACCAGGAAAGCCCCAACTAGAACAAACCGGACCTTTGCTCATTACCCATTGGGGTTTCAGTGGTCCAGCAGTGCTAAAACTCTCTGCTTGGGCTGCGAGAGTGTTGCACTCAAGCAACTATCAAGCAACTTTATTGATTAATTGGCTACCCCACCTCAAGCCAGAAGAAGTACGGCAAAAATTGCTAGTAGTCAAAAATGAATGGGCGAAGCGGGTGATCGCATTGCATCGCGGCGTTGACTTACCCCACCGTCTCTGGCAATACATTATTTCCCGTGCAGGTATCACTTTAGAAGACCGTTGGGCAGAATTATCTAATAAAACACTTAATCAGTTGCTACAAGAACTGACTCAAGGACAATACCAAATTAAAGGCAAAGGAGTTTTTAAGGAAGAATTTGTCACCTGTGGGGGTGTCAACCTTAAGGAAGTTAACTTTAAGACAATGGAAAGTAAATTAGTTCCAGGTCTTCACTTTGCTGGAGAAATTTTGGATATCGACGGTGTCACTGGTGGCTTTAACTTTCAAAGTGCTTGGACAACGGGATATTTAGCAGGGTTGGGAGCAGTTAACTCAAAACTTGTCTAA
- a CDS encoding PIN-like domain-containing protein — protein MRNLFRGYYKPTPEELVEIWENCIFSFDANVLLHIYCYTPETRERFFEILNRLKERIWIPYQVAYEYQKNRIYVISKYFKAYEEIEKLLNKKNQELKSELLLEYKQHPVINIQEILETFENVIGKVIYQLNEAKNSHPNYLEHDKLREVLSDLLDGKVGQPYTEEELENLYQKAEKRFTYQKPPGYKDANKPVPRSYGDVILWFQLIDYAKVQQKSIIFVTDDNKEDWWLKYAGESLEPRPDLIQEILSEVGGEKFQFYMYHSDQFLDYAEKFLGLPGQPEVIKEAREIMLQSSVNKRIAVESQYLRSVGYDSSNQVLEIEFQKGEVYHYQDVPATVYAGLMNAASHGKYFNANIKDVYPYHKLS, from the coding sequence ATGCGAAATTTATTTCGTGGCTACTATAAGCCTACGCCCGAAGAATTAGTTGAGATTTGGGAAAATTGTATTTTTTCTTTTGATGCAAATGTTTTGTTACACATCTATTGTTATACTCCAGAAACGCGAGAGAGATTTTTTGAAATTCTTAATCGGCTAAAAGAGAGGATTTGGATACCTTATCAAGTCGCTTATGAATATCAGAAAAATAGAATATATGTTATATCCAAATATTTCAAAGCTTATGAAGAGATTGAAAAACTTCTAAATAAAAAGAATCAAGAATTAAAAAGTGAGCTTTTACTAGAATATAAACAACACCCAGTTATTAATATTCAGGAAATTTTAGAAACGTTTGAAAATGTCATAGGAAAAGTCATATATCAATTAAACGAAGCGAAAAATTCTCATCCTAATTATCTTGAACATGACAAGCTTAGAGAAGTGCTATCTGATTTGCTTGATGGGAAAGTTGGTCAGCCATATACTGAAGAAGAACTAGAAAATCTCTATCAAAAAGCAGAGAAGCGATTCACCTATCAAAAGCCTCCAGGATACAAAGATGCAAATAAGCCTGTTCCAAGAAGTTACGGAGATGTTATTCTCTGGTTTCAGTTAATTGATTATGCAAAAGTTCAACAAAAATCCATCATATTTGTGACAGATGATAATAAAGAAGATTGGTGGTTAAAGTATGCAGGAGAATCCCTTGAACCAAGACCTGATTTAATTCAAGAAATTTTATCTGAGGTGGGGGGAGAAAAGTTTCAATTTTATATGTATCACAGCGACCAATTTTTAGATTATGCTGAGAAATTTCTTGGGTTACCAGGTCAGCCTGAAGTCATTAAAGAAGCTAGAGAAATAATGCTGCAAAGTTCAGTAAACAAGCGAATAGCAGTTGAGTCGCAATATTTGCGTAGCGTGGGGTATGATTCTTCCAATCAAGTTCTGGAAATTGAGTTTCAAAAGGGAGAAGTTTACCACTATCAAGACGTTCCTGCTACAGTTTATGCAGGCTTGATGAATGCCGCATCACATGGCAAATATTTCAACGCCAATATTAAAGATGTTTACCCCTACCATAAGCTAAGTTAG